The Oleispira antarctica RB-8 genome contains the following window.
AATGCTCAGCAGGAAAATCATAAAATACCAACAAGGCTTCTCGATCTTTTTCAAGACACCTCATCGCTTTCGGGTACTTAGCTTCAAATAATTTAACGCAATTTGTCATGCTTTTATTGGCTTCTTCTTTTGTTTCAGATTGCCAAATTTCATGCAGTGCGCTTTTTACTTTTGGTTGCATCGCTTTAGGAAACTTAGCGAGCACATTCGCTGTCTTATGAACCCAGCAACGCTGCCCTTGTGTCGTTGGCCAGCACTTAGAAAGCGCTTTCCAAAAGCCTAAGGCCCCGTCTCCGACAGCAACTTTAGGCTCGATGCTTAAGCCTCTTTGCTTTAGGCCGAGTAATACTTCAGACCAGCTTGCCTCTGACTCTCGATAGCCATCACTCACGGCGATGAGCTCTTTATTTCCCAGCTCGTCCGAGCCAATGATCACCAGCAAGCAGACTTTATCATCCATTCTTACATTGCAATAAACGCCGTCAGCCCAAACATAAACATAACGCTTTTTACTTAGATCTCTTTTCTGCCACTGGGTGAAATCAGCCTCCCAGCTTGTTTTCAACCGGCTGATTGTAGCAGCCGAAAGGCCTTTCGCTTCCTCTCCCAATAGGTGCTTTAGCGACTCACTAAAATCACCCGTTGAAATGCCGCGCAAATAAAGCCACGGTAAAAACTCTTCAATACTTTGGCTGCGTTTTAGATAAGGCGGTACAAGTGAGCTGTTGAATTTTATGCCATTATCAGTACGGTCACGCACCTTAGGAACTTTGATATCAATATCTCCTAAGCCTGTTTGTATAGTTCGCTCAGGAAGGTAGCCATTGCGCACCAGGCCAGTCTTTCCATCTTCTGTTAATAACCCTTTATGATCGGCTAAAAGCTGTTGAACTTCGGTTTCAATCGCTTGGGCTAACAACTGCTGCGCGCCTTGCTTTAAAACTTGTTGTAATAAGTCAGTTGGCTCTGGTTTATGTAGCTGAGA
Protein-coding sequences here:
- a CDS encoding Transposase, mutator type, whose product is MNDNNISQLHKPEPTDLLQQVLKQGAQQLLAQAIETEVQQLLADHKGLLTEDGKTGLVRNGYLPERTIQTGLGDIDIKVPKVRDRTDNGIKFNSSLVPPYLKRSQSIEEFLPWLYLRGISTGDFSESLKHLLGEEAKGLSAATISRLKTSWEADFTQWQKRDLSKKRYVYVWADGVYCNVRMDDKVCLLVIIGSDELGNKELIAVSDGYRESEASWSEVLLGLKQRGLSIEPKVAVGDGALGFWKALSKCWPTTQGQRCWVHKTANVLAKFPKAMQPKVKSALHEIWQSETKEEANKSMTNCVKLFEAKYPKAMRCLEKDREALLVFYDFPAEHWGHLRTSNPIESVFATVRLRTTKSKNCGSRVTTLAMVLKLMETAQKRWHRLRGYNLLADVITGVKFRDGIKQEQQDQDAA